From one Rhizobium sp. CIAT894 genomic stretch:
- a CDS encoding NAD-glutamate dehydrogenase → MAARNNPKREKQIENARKIAKATNEPHLDPEILFGRASNDDLELYTADMLALSAVHSAKELAAWNGKAPRVSIDTIADVTPDGTAVSVLSVTDRNMPFLYESVMGEVTSTHRDLFMAVHPILVIEKGKAPTLYSADQPSDPAARVSHIQLHIAPLNSAQAADLVKRIETVLEQVRLSVSDWKPMLSKLDGVIAELAANGAGRRKAEHAEAIAFLSWLRDENFTFLGMREYVYSGKGSDAKVERDKGAGLGILSNPDVLVLRTGKDAVTTTPEILAFLDGPDFLIVTKANVKSIVHRRAYMDYVGVKRFDAKGNVTGELRIVGLFTSTAYTSLAAEIPLLRSKIEKVKEHFGFDPMSHSGRMLDNTLESYPRDDLFQIDTTLLASFAEQINDLADRPRVRALPRIDHFDRFVSVIVYVPREEYDSIVRERIGTYLKTVYDGRVSAYYPAFPEGGVARVHFIIGRSGGKTPRIPQAKLEQVIREITARWDDRFEALAGPKAPKISVDQAFQDSFTPEETVADLADIGACAAGEPLRIQFYHRQEDEGRTLSLKIFHAGGQLALSRRVPLLENLGFNVVSERTFDIGVPAAAGETKLVVLHDMELETRTGGEIDLQRYGAALEEAFVAAFAGTIDNDSFNRLILSAGLSAREANVLRAYARYLRQAGIAYSQDYIATTLDKYPRIAAAIFRLFHDTLDTRLSEKARVKKLAELHQAIEAELANVPSLDDDRILRRYVNIVDATLRTNYFQKNPDGSPKPMLAFKLDPHLVDGLPEPKPFREMFVYGVEVEGVHLRFGKVARGGLRWSDRAEDYRTEVLGLVKAQQVKNAVIVPVGAKGGFYPKKLPVGGNRDEIFNAGREAYKTYIRTLLSITDNISGAEIVPPKDTVRLDGDDPYFVVAADKGTATFSDTANALAQEAGFWLDDAFASGGSAGYDHKKMGITARGAWETVKRHFREMDIDIQTTPFTVAGVGDMSGDVFGNGMLLSPKIRLIAAFDHRDIVIDPDPDMEKTLAERQRLFNLPRSSWQDFDKSVLSKGAMIISRAAKSVTLTPEAVAAIGIDKAVATPFEIMTAILKSPVDLLWFGGIGTYVKAPSETDTEVGDRANDPIRITATEVRAKVIGEGANLGVTQKGRIAYGLKGGRCNSDAIDNSAGVNTSDVEVNIKIALAAAMHDGRLTRAKRDQLLSSMTDEVAVLVLRNNYLQSLAISLTERKGTANGLELARFMTVLEGAKQLNRKVETLPDEATLAERYAAGKPLTRPEIGVLVSYAKIVLFDALAASDLPDDPYFTATLSNYFPVKMQKSNAGDISGHRLKREIIATVLANEAINRGGPSFTVAMMDATAASAPEVVRAAIVARDGFDLTRLWSETDALDGKVSGQLQNRIYEEISHSFIVLTRLLLKTGMAKADMAEVISRLQAALKKLKPAFAEQSASDAAARQAEYAQAGVPEKLAAEIANLHSFALVPEIMQIAERTGEPLVRAAENYFAVSQTFRIARLLAAGGRILTSDHYENLALARSIDQIASARRDIVISALSDHGKEKLPVQAWHAQDRIRINRIVEELSSLSDGGDPNLARITVAAGILTDLARDRVR, encoded by the coding sequence ATGGCTGCCAGAAACAATCCGAAACGGGAAAAGCAGATCGAAAATGCGCGTAAGATCGCCAAGGCGACAAACGAGCCGCATCTCGATCCGGAAATCCTCTTCGGCCGGGCCAGCAATGACGATCTCGAACTCTATACGGCTGATATGCTGGCGCTCTCCGCAGTGCATTCCGCCAAGGAACTCGCTGCCTGGAACGGCAAGGCGCCGCGCGTCAGCATCGACACCATTGCCGATGTCACGCCTGACGGCACCGCCGTCTCGGTGCTTTCGGTCACCGATCGGAACATGCCCTTTCTCTATGAATCGGTCATGGGAGAAGTGACGAGCACGCACCGCGACCTGTTCATGGCCGTGCATCCCATCCTGGTGATCGAAAAAGGCAAGGCACCCACGCTTTATTCCGCCGACCAACCGAGCGATCCGGCGGCGCGGGTCAGCCACATCCAGCTTCATATCGCCCCGCTCAATTCCGCCCAGGCCGCCGATCTCGTCAAGCGCATCGAAACGGTGCTGGAACAGGTCCGCCTGTCGGTTTCCGACTGGAAGCCGATGCTCTCCAAGCTCGATGGCGTCATCGCCGAGCTTGCCGCCAACGGCGCCGGCCGCAGGAAGGCCGAACATGCCGAGGCGATCGCCTTTTTGAGCTGGCTGCGCGACGAGAATTTCACCTTCCTCGGCATGCGCGAATATGTCTATTCCGGCAAGGGTTCCGATGCCAAGGTGGAACGTGACAAGGGCGCCGGCCTCGGCATTCTCTCCAATCCTGACGTTCTCGTGCTGCGCACCGGCAAGGACGCCGTGACAACGACACCGGAGATTCTTGCCTTCCTCGACGGTCCCGACTTCCTGATCGTCACCAAGGCGAACGTGAAATCGATCGTCCATCGTCGCGCCTATATGGATTATGTCGGCGTCAAGCGTTTCGACGCCAAGGGCAACGTCACCGGCGAACTGCGCATCGTCGGTCTTTTCACCTCGACGGCCTATACCTCGCTCGCCGCCGAAATCCCGCTGCTGCGTTCCAAGATCGAGAAAGTGAAGGAGCATTTCGGCTTCGACCCAATGAGCCATTCCGGCCGCATGCTCGACAACACGCTGGAATCCTATCCGCGCGACGATCTTTTCCAGATCGACACGACACTGCTTGCCAGTTTTGCCGAACAGATCAACGATCTGGCCGACCGGCCGCGCGTGCGCGCCCTGCCGCGCATCGACCATTTCGACCGCTTCGTCTCGGTGATCGTCTACGTGCCGCGCGAGGAATATGATTCGATCGTCCGCGAACGCATCGGCACCTATCTGAAGACGGTCTATGACGGCCGCGTCTCCGCCTATTACCCGGCTTTCCCGGAAGGCGGCGTGGCACGCGTGCATTTCATCATCGGCCGTTCCGGCGGCAAGACCCCGCGCATTCCGCAGGCCAAGCTCGAGCAGGTGATCCGCGAGATTACCGCCCGCTGGGACGATCGTTTCGAGGCGCTGGCCGGACCCAAGGCGCCGAAAATATCGGTCGACCAGGCCTTCCAGGATTCCTTCACTCCGGAGGAAACGGTGGCCGACCTCGCCGATATCGGTGCCTGCGCCGCCGGCGAGCCGCTTCGTATCCAGTTCTACCATCGCCAGGAAGATGAGGGCCGGACCCTCTCGCTGAAGATCTTCCACGCCGGCGGCCAGCTGGCGCTGTCGCGCCGCGTGCCGCTTCTGGAAAATCTCGGCTTCAATGTCGTCAGCGAACGCACCTTCGACATCGGCGTGCCGGCTGCCGCTGGAGAAACGAAGCTCGTGGTGCTGCACGATATGGAGCTCGAGACCCGCACCGGCGGCGAAATCGATCTGCAGCGTTATGGCGCCGCTCTCGAGGAGGCTTTCGTCGCCGCCTTCGCCGGCACGATCGACAATGACAGCTTCAACCGGCTGATCCTGTCGGCCGGGCTTTCGGCACGCGAGGCCAACGTGCTGCGCGCCTATGCGCGTTATCTCCGCCAGGCCGGCATCGCCTATTCGCAGGATTATATCGCAACGACGCTCGACAAATATCCCAGGATTGCCGCCGCGATCTTCCGGCTGTTCCACGATACGCTCGACACCAGGCTTTCGGAAAAGGCCCGCGTCAAGAAGCTTGCCGAGCTGCATCAGGCGATCGAGGCCGAACTCGCCAACGTGCCGAGCCTGGACGACGACCGCATTCTGCGCCGCTACGTCAATATCGTCGATGCGACGCTGCGTACCAATTATTTCCAGAAGAACCCGGACGGGTCGCCGAAGCCGATGCTGGCCTTCAAGCTCGATCCGCACCTCGTCGACGGGTTGCCGGAACCGAAACCCTTCCGCGAAATGTTCGTCTACGGCGTCGAGGTCGAAGGCGTGCACCTGCGCTTCGGCAAGGTGGCGCGCGGCGGTCTGCGCTGGTCTGATCGCGCCGAAGATTACCGCACCGAAGTGCTCGGCCTCGTCAAGGCGCAGCAGGTGAAGAACGCGGTCATCGTGCCGGTCGGCGCCAAGGGTGGCTTCTATCCGAAGAAACTCCCCGTTGGCGGCAACCGCGATGAGATTTTCAATGCCGGCCGCGAGGCTTACAAGACCTATATCCGCACGCTGCTGTCGATCACCGACAACATCTCGGGTGCCGAGATCGTGCCGCCGAAGGATACGGTGAGGCTCGATGGCGACGATCCCTATTTCGTCGTCGCCGCCGACAAGGGCACGGCAACCTTCTCCGACACCGCCAATGCGCTGGCGCAGGAAGCCGGCTTCTGGCTGGACGACGCCTTCGCCTCCGGCGGCTCGGCCGGTTATGACCATAAGAAGATGGGCATTACCGCCCGCGGCGCCTGGGAAACCGTCAAACGCCATTTCCGCGAAATGGACATCGACATCCAGACGACCCCCTTCACCGTCGCCGGCGTCGGCGATATGTCGGGCGACGTCTTCGGCAACGGCATGCTGCTCTCTCCCAAGATCAGGCTGATCGCCGCCTTCGATCACCGCGACATCGTCATCGATCCCGATCCAGACATGGAAAAGACGCTGGCCGAGCGCCAGCGGCTTTTCAACCTGCCGCGCTCGAGCTGGCAGGATTTCGACAAAAGCGTTCTCTCGAAAGGCGCGATGATCATTTCCCGCGCCGCCAAGTCGGTAACGCTGACGCCGGAGGCGGTTGCCGCGATCGGCATCGACAAGGCGGTGGCGACCCCCTTCGAGATCATGACCGCGATCCTGAAAAGCCCGGTCGACCTGCTCTGGTTCGGCGGCATCGGCACCTATGTGAAGGCTCCTTCCGAAACCGACACCGAAGTCGGCGACCGCGCCAACGACCCGATCCGCATCACCGCGACGGAGGTCCGCGCCAAGGTGATCGGCGAGGGTGCAAACCTCGGCGTCACCCAGAAGGGCCGCATCGCCTACGGCCTCAAGGGCGGACGCTGCAACTCCGACGCCATCGACAACTCGGCCGGCGTCAACACCTCGGACGTCGAGGTCAACATCAAGATCGCGCTGGCCGCCGCCATGCATGACGGGCGCCTGACGCGCGCGAAACGCGACCAGCTTCTGTCGTCGATGACCGACGAGGTGGCGGTACTCGTGCTGCGCAACAACTATCTGCAGTCACTGGCGATCTCGCTGACGGAGCGCAAGGGCACGGCGAACGGCCTGGAACTTGCGCGTTTCATGACCGTTCTCGAAGGCGCCAAGCAGTTGAACCGCAAGGTCGAGACATTGCCGGACGAAGCGACGCTGGCCGAGAGATACGCCGCCGGCAAGCCGCTGACCCGGCCGGAAATCGGCGTGCTGGTGTCCTATGCCAAGATCGTGCTCTTCGATGCGCTTGCTGCCAGCGACCTGCCTGACGATCCCTATTTCACCGCGACGCTTTCCAATTACTTCCCGGTGAAGATGCAGAAGTCGAATGCCGGCGATATATCAGGCCACCGGCTGAAGCGCGAAATCATCGCGACGGTGCTTGCCAACGAGGCGATCAACCGCGGCGGGCCGAGCTTCACCGTCGCCATGATGGACGCAACGGCGGCTTCGGCTCCGGAAGTCGTGCGTGCAGCGATCGTCGCCCGCGACGGTTTCGACCTGACCAGGCTCTGGTCCGAGACGGATGCGCTCGACGGCAAGGTGTCCGGTCAGTTGCAGAACCGCATCTACGAGGAGATCAGCCACAGCTTCATCGTGCTGACACGCCTGCTCCTGAAGACCGGCATGGCCAAGGCCGACATGGCCGAAGTGATTAGCCGGCTGCAGGCTGCCCTGAAGAAGCTGAAACCTGCCTTCGCCGAACAGTCGGCCAGCGATGCTGCCGCACGCCAGGCGGAATATGCGCAGGCCGGCGTGCCCGAAAAACTCGCCGCCGAGATCGCCAATCTCCACAGCTTCGCACTGGTGCCCGAGATCATGCAGATTGCCGAACGCACCGGTGAGCCGCTGGTGCGCGCCGCAGAGAATTACTTCGCGGTGTCGCAGACCTTCCGCATCGCCCGGCTGCTGGCGGCAGGCGGACGCATCCTTACCTCCGATCATTACGAGAATCTGGCGTTGGCCCGCAGCATCGACCAGATCGCCAGCGCGAGGCGCGATATCGTCATCTCCGCGCTCTCCGATCACGGCAAGGAGAAGCTTCCCGTCCAGGCCTGGCATGCGCAGGATCGCATCCGGATCAACCGCATCGTCGAGGAGCTTTCGAGCCTCAGCGACGGCGGCGATCCCAATCTTGCGCGTATTACCGTTGCTGCAGGTATCCTGACCGATCTTGCGCGCGACCGGGTGAGGTGA
- a CDS encoding MFS transporter: protein MVNRIDWTGTQPPKATEKGIWGWMFFDWAAQPFFTVVTTFIFGPYFVSRLTNDPVSAQTTWSNMATISSVIIALLSPVLGSIADQSGARKPWIGFFAIIKIISLFGLWFAAPGSPVLYPVIFMILASISAEFSIVFNDSMMPRLVAKHEVGKLSNTAWGLGYLGGMIVLIAVVTLLAASPESGKTILGLDPLFGLDPKTGQDARITGPISAVWYLIFILPMFLFTPDVGRGLPFGTAVRSGLRELKNTLGELRERRGILRFLIARMIYQDGVNGLLILGGIFAAGMFGWATIEIGIYGIILNVVAIFGCLIAGRIDRGVGSKVTVVISLTMLLLATIGIISTGPGYTLFGLMPLPTADSGGLFGTAAEKAYILYGLLIGFAFGPMQASSRSYLARSVNPEEAGRYFGIYALSGRATSFMATLLFSLVTYMSGSPRLGMATLILFLAGGLALLVRTPYPADRA from the coding sequence ATGGTGAATCGCATCGACTGGACAGGAACGCAGCCGCCGAAAGCCACGGAGAAGGGCATCTGGGGGTGGATGTTCTTCGATTGGGCAGCGCAGCCCTTCTTCACCGTGGTCACCACCTTTATCTTCGGGCCTTATTTCGTTTCCCGGCTGACCAATGACCCGGTGTCCGCGCAGACGACGTGGAGCAACATGGCGACGATCTCCTCAGTGATCATCGCCCTGCTTTCACCCGTGCTCGGCTCGATTGCCGATCAGTCCGGCGCCCGCAAACCCTGGATCGGCTTCTTCGCGATCATCAAAATCATAAGCCTCTTCGGCCTGTGGTTCGCAGCCCCCGGCTCGCCTGTCCTCTATCCCGTCATTTTCATGATCCTCGCCTCGATCTCGGCCGAGTTCTCGATCGTCTTCAACGATTCGATGATGCCGCGCCTGGTCGCCAAACACGAGGTCGGCAAGCTCTCCAACACCGCCTGGGGGCTTGGTTACCTCGGCGGCATGATCGTGCTCATCGCCGTCGTGACGCTTTTGGCGGCGAGCCCTGAGAGCGGCAAGACCATCCTAGGCCTCGACCCGCTGTTCGGCCTCGATCCGAAGACCGGCCAGGATGCCCGCATTACCGGGCCGATTTCAGCCGTCTGGTATCTGATTTTCATCCTGCCGATGTTCTTATTCACGCCGGATGTCGGCAGGGGCCTGCCTTTCGGCACGGCCGTCCGCTCCGGTCTGCGGGAACTCAAAAACACGCTTGGCGAACTCAGGGAACGCCGCGGCATCCTGAGATTTCTCATCGCCCGGATGATCTACCAGGATGGCGTCAACGGGCTGCTGATCCTCGGCGGCATCTTCGCGGCTGGCATGTTCGGCTGGGCGACGATCGAGATCGGCATTTACGGCATCATCCTCAATGTCGTCGCCATCTTCGGCTGCCTGATCGCTGGCCGCATCGACAGGGGTGTCGGTTCCAAGGTGACCGTCGTCATCAGCCTCACCATGCTGCTTCTCGCCACCATCGGCATCATCTCGACGGGACCGGGTTATACGCTCTTCGGATTGATGCCGCTGCCGACGGCCGATTCCGGCGGCCTCTTCGGCACTGCGGCGGAGAAGGCCTATATCCTCTACGGTCTGCTGATCGGCTTCGCCTTCGGCCCGATGCAGGCCTCGTCGCGCTCCTATCTCGCCCGCAGCGTCAACCCGGAGGAAGCTGGCCGCTACTTCGGCATCTACGCGCTTTCGGGGCGCGCCACGAGTTTCATGGCGACGCTGCTCTTCTCGCTGGTGACCTATATGAGCGGATCACCGCGGCTCGGAATGGCAACGCTGATCCTGTTCCTCGCCGGTGGCTTGGCGCTGTTGGTCCGTACGCCCTATCCGGCCGACCGCGCGTAG